A segment of the Candidatus Protochlamydia naegleriophila genome:
AATAGCCTTCGCCAGCCTTTTCAAAACCCATAGAAGGGCGGGTCAGTTGTTCAATATTTTTTAACGCAAGGGCTTCTAAATCGGACTCAAAAACCTCTTCGGCTTGAAGAGATGAAAAGAGAGAGAAGCTGCCAATAAAAAAAAGGGAGTAAATGATTTTAGATAAATGCTTCTTCATAAACAATCCTTAGTAAAAGTGCTGCCAAAATCTTTTAAAATGAGATTGTTGTCAATAAAATAATTGAATAATTTGAAGAAACTTAGCGCTTAATAACGAAGCGTTTCAAACCTTAAGGATCAGAATCCTTGTGATTAATCGGACAACTATTTTTACCGATTAATTGATAAAAGACGCACCAGCTTGCCATTGCCTCATAAAGCGTAAATAGGGCAAAGAGTAAAGCGATCCAGCTACTTTGCCACCAAGCAAAGATAAAAAGAAAAATAGCGATACTGAGGCGGATCAGTCGATCTTTTGTTCCAATATTTTTTGACATTGGCCTTACCGTTTGAGATTTCAATTCTTTTTATACATAACGTCTAAAAAGATCTAGTGATTAAATTTATTTTTAGAGATCCGAGTAATGTTTTTATAATATAATCTTTTAGAATTTTATTTAATTAATTAAACAACGGAGTCAATATGGTTCAATGCAACACAGATACCTGCTTTTATACAAACAGACAAGTTTTAAGAAGCAAAAGATATGTATTGCGTCGTAAGACATACAATTGAAACGGACTGGACTAATCAAATAAGCCACGAAGGCGAGTTTTATTGTTCTACAATCAAGAGTTCAAAACTAATCCTGCCCTCAAAACGGGGAATGATGCAGAGAGTTAGAGATCTTATAGCAGAGTTAAGACAGTTGGCAGGGAACGAAAAAAGCGAAGAATCCCGATCAACGGTGATTCTTCGCCAAAAATTGCTACTGCTGCGAACTTTCTAAGATTTCTAAAAGCTTAGTCACATAGTCTGCGAAAGGTGGCAAGTTTCCATCTTCACAGTCTTCCAAATAGTTCCAGGCAAGTTTTTTGATTTCAGCATAGGTCTGGATTTTTTCTTCGCGGCTGCCGTTGGATTTTGAAATAATC
Coding sequences within it:
- a CDS encoding YgaP family membrane protein, whose translation is MSKNIGTKDRLIRLSIAIFLFIFAWWQSSWIALLFALFTLYEAMASWCVFYQLIGKNSCPINHKDSDP